One Burkholderia cepacia genomic window carries:
- the ceoR gene encoding putative multidrug efflux transcriptional regulator CeoR, whose amino-acid sequence MDRLQAMQVFTRVVDTSSFTKAAETLSLPRASVTTIIQNLEAFLGVRLMHRTTRRLSLTPDGAAYYERCVRILADVEETEASFQANNRKPHGKLRIDMPGSIGRLLVIPSLCEFHTRYPDIDLQLGLSDRPVDLLQEGVDCVIRVGALQDSSLVARRVGLFECVTVASPDYLERHGEPKTIDDLSQHKAVNYFSSRTGRTIDWTFLTDGQEVEMKMEGILSVNDADAYVTCGIEGFGLIQPPLFMVLPHLREGRLKEVLPGVKPLPMPISVVYPHSRHLSPKVRVFVDWIAEVFDRCPLLSGKGSLDATCSKRTFEEAERAPVLDTPVINEWVA is encoded by the coding sequence ATGGACCGGCTTCAGGCCATGCAGGTGTTTACTCGCGTCGTCGATACGAGCAGCTTCACCAAGGCAGCGGAAACGCTCAGCTTGCCGCGGGCGTCCGTCACGACGATCATCCAGAATCTCGAGGCTTTCCTCGGTGTACGGCTGATGCACCGGACCACGCGCCGGCTGTCGCTCACGCCGGACGGCGCCGCGTACTACGAACGATGCGTGCGGATCCTCGCGGACGTCGAGGAAACCGAGGCGAGCTTCCAGGCGAACAACCGGAAGCCGCACGGAAAGTTGCGTATCGACATGCCGGGTTCGATCGGGCGGCTGCTCGTGATTCCGTCGCTGTGCGAATTTCATACGCGCTACCCGGACATCGACCTGCAGCTCGGCCTGTCCGACCGGCCGGTCGACCTGCTGCAGGAAGGGGTCGATTGCGTGATCCGCGTCGGCGCACTGCAGGACTCGTCGCTCGTCGCGCGGCGGGTCGGCCTGTTCGAATGCGTGACGGTCGCGTCGCCCGACTATCTCGAGCGCCACGGCGAGCCGAAGACGATCGACGACCTGAGCCAGCACAAGGCCGTCAACTACTTCTCGAGCCGCACCGGCCGCACGATCGACTGGACGTTCCTGACCGACGGCCAGGAAGTCGAGATGAAGATGGAGGGCATCCTGTCGGTGAACGACGCGGATGCTTACGTGACCTGCGGGATCGAAGGCTTCGGGCTGATCCAGCCGCCGCTCTTCATGGTGCTGCCGCATCTGCGCGAAGGCCGGCTCAAGGAAGTGCTGCCAGGCGTCAAGCCGCTGCCGATGCCGATCTCCGTCGTGTATCCGCACAGCCGCCATCTGTCGCCGAAAGTGCGCGTCTTCGTCGACTGGATCGCCGAGGTGTTCGATCGTTGCCCGCTGCTGAGCGGCAAGGGCAGCCTCGACGCGACGTGCAGCAAGCGTACGTTCGAGGAAGCCGAACGCGCGCCGGTGCTCGACACGCCGGTCATCAACGAATGGGTCGCATAA
- a CDS encoding DUF4148 domain-containing protein, giving the protein MKRRGLLSTLALALVVSAPAFADTDTGHAGDYGNTSLYAQSNGPRTRAEVRAELEQAQRDGTVAYIRKATSYAQGLDLVPRPYRSMPESNQLAGGGR; this is encoded by the coding sequence ATGAAACGCCGCGGTCTGCTCTCCACCCTTGCCCTCGCACTCGTCGTGTCCGCGCCGGCCTTCGCCGACACCGACACGGGCCACGCAGGCGATTACGGCAATACGTCGCTGTACGCACAAAGCAACGGCCCGCGCACGCGCGCCGAAGTCCGCGCGGAACTCGAACAGGCGCAGCGCGACGGGACCGTCGCGTACATCCGCAAGGCCACGTCATACGCGCAAGGGCTCGACCTCGTGCCGCGCCCGTATCGCTCGATGCCGGAAAGCAACCAGCTCGCCGGCGGGGGCCGGTAA
- a CDS encoding LysE family translocator: MNDFLFGLMIALSVGPVALMIANYGMRAGTASGVRAAVGVAAADGCYAVVAFTLGAMLASTLAAHLPLFRLVGALVLLAMGTRMLWQALRDRRRTLDGDARPPGSRPFASMFFVTLANPLTILLFYGYATAAAGAQRHWLLGAACVFAGSLAGQLVFAFGGSVIGRIVKSPRLLAASHVVAALVVLGYGVAGLARL, encoded by the coding sequence ATGAACGATTTCCTGTTCGGGCTGATGATCGCGCTGTCGGTCGGGCCCGTTGCACTGATGATCGCGAACTACGGGATGCGCGCCGGCACCGCGAGCGGCGTGCGCGCGGCGGTGGGTGTTGCGGCGGCCGACGGCTGCTATGCGGTCGTCGCATTCACGCTCGGCGCGATGCTCGCGAGTACGCTCGCGGCGCATCTGCCGCTGTTTCGTCTGGTGGGTGCGCTCGTGCTGCTGGCGATGGGGACGCGGATGCTGTGGCAGGCGCTGCGGGATCGCCGCCGCACGCTCGACGGCGATGCGCGGCCGCCGGGCAGCCGCCCGTTTGCGTCGATGTTCTTCGTCACGCTGGCGAACCCGCTGACGATCCTGTTGTTCTACGGCTATGCAACGGCCGCCGCCGGCGCGCAGCGGCACTGGCTGCTCGGCGCCGCGTGCGTGTTTGCCGGCAGCCTCGCGGGGCAGCTCGTGTTCGCCTTCGGCGGCAGCGTGATCGGCCGGATCGTGAAGTCGCCGAGGCTGCTCGCGGCGAGCCACGTGGTCGCGGCGCTTGTCGTGCTGGGGTACGGGGTTGCGGGGCTCGCACGGTTGTAG
- a CDS encoding purine-nucleoside phosphorylase — protein MLTRSILSAAAFSLAACATAPSIAQGNNADQSFADAGAQGRPVKVMIITMFGPEGQAWLDRLGPWRDIAVPGLSPDYPNVHCNKQDVCVVTTGMGYANASATIMALTFSQRFDLRRTYFLISGIAGVDPAQGTVGSAAWSKYLVDFSLQWELDAREIPAGWNTGFLGINTKSPNDKPPLDYRTEVFQLNPQLTDAAVALSRNVVLADSAQAQAARAKFTYAPANRPPTVIQCDTSSGNTWFSGTLIGERARQWTKILTDGKGTYCMTAQEDNATYEALKRAASVKRVDLSRVAVLRTGSDFDRPYAGQTSADNLLNYADQGGFAPATENLYRAGNPLVQDIVTHWGEWRDGVPRR, from the coding sequence ATGCTGACTCGCTCGATTCTTTCCGCCGCTGCCTTCTCGCTCGCAGCCTGTGCGACCGCGCCGTCGATCGCGCAGGGCAACAATGCGGACCAGTCGTTTGCCGACGCCGGTGCACAGGGCCGCCCGGTCAAGGTCATGATCATCACGATGTTCGGTCCGGAGGGCCAGGCATGGCTCGACCGGCTCGGCCCGTGGCGCGACATCGCCGTGCCCGGCCTGTCGCCCGACTACCCGAACGTTCATTGCAACAAGCAGGACGTATGCGTGGTCACGACCGGCATGGGCTATGCGAACGCGTCGGCGACGATCATGGCGCTCACGTTCTCGCAGCGCTTCGATCTGCGCCGCACGTATTTCCTGATCTCCGGCATCGCGGGCGTCGACCCCGCGCAAGGCACCGTCGGCTCGGCCGCGTGGTCGAAGTACCTCGTCGATTTCAGCCTGCAGTGGGAGCTCGATGCACGCGAGATTCCGGCCGGCTGGAATACCGGCTTTCTCGGCATCAACACGAAGAGCCCGAACGACAAGCCGCCGCTCGACTATCGCACCGAGGTGTTCCAGCTCAACCCGCAGCTGACCGACGCCGCTGTCGCGCTGTCGCGCAACGTCGTGCTGGCCGACAGCGCGCAGGCGCAGGCCGCGCGCGCGAAGTTCACGTACGCGCCGGCGAACCGGCCGCCGACGGTGATCCAGTGCGATACGTCATCGGGCAACACGTGGTTCTCGGGCACGCTGATCGGCGAGCGCGCGCGCCAGTGGACGAAGATCCTGACCGACGGCAAGGGTACCTACTGCATGACCGCACAGGAAGACAACGCGACGTATGAAGCGCTCAAGCGTGCGGCGAGCGTGAAGCGGGTCGACCTGTCGCGCGTCGCGGTGCTGCGTACCGGGTCGGATTTCGACCGGCCGTACGCGGGGCAGACGAGTGCCGACAACCTGCTGAACTACGCGGACCAGGGCGGCTTCGCCCCGGCGACCGAAAACCTGTACCGCGCGGGCAATCCGCTGGTTCAGGACATCGTGACGCACTGGGGCGAATGGCGCGACGGGGTGCCGCGCCGTTGA